TACCTGCTAATACCTTTGAAGTAGTGATACAATAACTGCCATCTTTTAATGCAGTATGCTCTGCTTTGCGCAATAGGTTTAATGGCCGCTCTTTACGTGCCTGGAGCAGCAGGTCTTCTGAATACCAATCCTCAAAATCAAAAGCAACTTTATAGCCATGCGCCATCAATTTTGTGCCAATGTAAGTAGCCAGTTCCTGATGGCATATATACAAACTTGCATTTATCGCTTTACAAGCTTTAAAATACTTATATGCGCCATACCCTAATGACAATGATGATTCGATATTTAAATATTTTTTTAGTGATCGGCCGAGCTTGTAAATAGCTCTATCAGTAAACGAATTTGGACCGTACAGATCAGATACGATATGGATGTTGATATTTGAATACGCAGCTATGAGTGATAGGTCCTGTTGATAAAGATTAGTAGAGATTGCTATAGTAATAATTGTTACCCGATACCCCTGAGCAGCTAACGCCATAGCTTCTTTTAAAACCCGCGGGTTCCGGCATAGATGAGATTGGGTTACAATACATATATGATCTTTAACGCTCAATTTGCTGGTTATTAAGGCTATTGATCAAGAAAACAAAATGGCTTGATAGTAATTCAGGAGCCTTTATGGCTTTATAGCACACACGCGGGCTTTTTAACCATACTAATGCATAACGTAGGCGCTCTTTTAAAGTCGATATTTTAAATAATGGACCCGCTTTGGGATGCGATAAGCCACTATGCAGTAAAGCGGTTTTATATAAAGGATTGCCATTACGTGCGGTTGCCCAAAGTTCGCCAGCCAATGCATCAGCTTGGTGATGGGTTAAATTTACAAATACCGAAGCGATAAGTAATACCTGGTACATACTCCAAACCAAGCCATCTGATCGGTTTGTATGGATGGTTTGGGCATAGTTAACCAATGGTGTATTAACTAACAAAATGGGGTGGGGTATAATACGTTCTCTAAAATGTTCGGTAACATCTATAGGTATATCATCTGGTGTTAACCATTCTCTGGTAGGTTCTGTCCGCCAGAGCATAGAGCTATTGCAGATTTTGGCCGACCCGCATTTATCTTTTAGTTGATACCTATAAAAGCTGGTACCAGTCGTTTCCTTCCATATTGTCCTTTCGCTATTAGTCCACGAACCATCGACGCCTTCTATCCATATGTTTTGATTACCCACTGCCATCATTTTTCCTGGATTATTTTGAAGCGCGCTCAGCATCATTTCCAGGTAAGTAGGCTCGTACCAATTATCATCTTCTAGTATGGTAGCAAAGGGCTCGTGGGTGGGTTTAAGGGCATAATTGAAGTTTTGGGTGCCACCCCGTTTTACCGCAGGTGCCGATAATATGATTCTGCTATCATTTATATCGGCCAGTAAATTAGCAACACTCAAATCGTCCGGGTCATCGTTAATTACTTCGGCTATCCAGGTGGTATGGGTTTGTTGCAATAGCGAATTTAGCGCCCGCTTTAGCAATACCGGCCTTCTGTAGGTTATTACATAAACTTTTATAGTAACAGATGGGGTATCAGTGCTCAAAACCGGGGTAAGCGTGTTAAAATAATTTTAATTTGGGGGTGATGTTTTGTTTTATAAGGCTTTTGTAACTAAAAAGTGGCTTTGCAGTAAGTATGGGCCTATTCCTTTCCACTTTTGGCTGTAAATTATTCCATTTTTTTGTTGGTGTAGCACAAGTTTTTCGTTTTTTTTCGCTACCTCTCACTTACTAATATAAAATTTAATTCCAATTAAACAAGTTTTTTTTAAGTCCGCTGCCGTCCGGGCGGACAGCCCAGGTGCTTAAACCCTGAATTTTGATTTTAAATACTTCACCGTTTTCCAGTTTAAAAACGTTAGCAACAACCCGGTTATGCCTGCCGATGCATAGCTTATATCCGAGCCGCCAAAGTATTTCACCTTTTCTTCTGCAATTGCTGCTAATGCCTTGTTTTTTGGATATAAATTATAAGCAAGGTCCTGCCAGGTGTTTGCACAGGCTAATTTGGCATCTGTATCTGTCCGTTTTTTGAAAAGGTTTTGCGTGCCCTGATCTATTGAACGGAAAGCAGATTGTGCAGCGATATCAGATTTACTATCCGATAAACTACCTGCAATCCCCGACCTGTAGTATAATACCGCCTCGCGTTCAAACAATACCTCGCTACAGTTAAGTAGTACACGGGTAAAAAAGTCAAAATCGTTTATTAAACTCAATGACTCGTCCCATAACCCGGCTTTTTCTATCACCGGTCGTGGTATTAACCATAAGGCGCATTGCATCATCGAGCTGCCCCTGCGCCACGAGCGTACCAGCCATTCATCTGCGGGTAAATCTTTCCAAACATCCTCGTGGTTTAGCTTAAAAGTGGATAGGTCGTTGTTATAAAACCTGCCCCAGGCTGCCGATGTTACAACATCTATTCTGCCGCCAAGCCGGGCCACCTGCTTTTCTATATAAGCCGGCGAAATAATATCGTCGGCATCTACAAATTTTATCAGTTCTCCTTTACATGCTTTATAGGCAGTGTTGGCGGCGGCGCTCTGACCTTTGTTAGTTTGCGTTAAAATGGTTACACGCGGGTCGGTTAGCTGAGCAAGAATGCTTGCCGTATCATCTGTTGAACCATCGTTTACAATGATGAGTTCGATGTGCTCATAGCTTTGCCCCAGCACAGAAGCAACTGCATGTGCAATATATTTTCCTGCATTATACGCAGGCATGCAAACGGAAACTAAAGGATCACTTTTTTCCATTCGTCCGAAAAATAGGGGAGTTTAGCTTTAAAGATGTAATGTCTTAAAGTTGCATCGTCCTGTTGGTTAATACTATTATCGTAATATATTTTATAATCATTTTTATTTAAGGCAATACCGTTTTGCGTAGCCAGTATATAGCTCATCAGGGTTTGCTCCATAGGCCCAGGCCCCTTGTCAAAATAGGTATCTAATAATTGTGTTGTGCGGTATTCAAGGTCGTCGTAATCTATGGTATTACCATTGTAAGCTATTATGCCACCATTTACACTTTGAATAACCGGGATATTAAGATTTTTTAATAGACTGTCAGGTTCATCCGAGAAAAAAGACTGCCCGGCGTACTCTTCCATATAGAAGGCTTTTTTTTGTTTTGAAAGCTCTACCAAGTCGGTTGGATATTTCAAAAACAGCATATCGCTATCTAAATGTATACCCCATTGTGGTTTACAATGTATGTCTATCATTCGCTTATAAAATGGGCTCCAGTTACGCAAAAAATTAAGTTTGGGATATTTGTTTGCAGGGATAATAGCGTTCAAACTTTCAATTATCTCTTCTTCGGCGACGAATACGATTTGCGGGCAGTAATTTTTTAATGCTTCATAATGTTCAGCTTGAAGCGAGCCATCTGAGTAAATATTAATGGCCAGATCAGTACCGTACTGGTTGATTAGCGACTGTATACCAAATATGGTTTGATACCAATATTGCTGCCCTGTTAAATAATTAATGGTTAAGCAATCAACAGATGGTTTAAGTGTTATAGCAGGCAACTGAATAGCCGCTTTCTTCATTGCTGTTACGCCAAGCTCGTAATCCAACCAGCCTTTTAGGCCATAATGATGGAATTTATAACGGATACCCGCAGTAGGTTCAAAAATGTATTTATATACCAGTTTACCAATGGACATGTTAGCTGTGGCTTAGTTTTTTAAGTACCCGTTTAGGTATTGTTTTTAGAATGGCAAACTGCGTGTTTAAGTTTCGGGCCGTATTTTTCACCAAGAAATAGGCCGGTCTAATTTTTTGATGAAGTTTAATTTTTCCGTTGAAGTGATAGGCTACAATTTCGTTGAGCCGGGCTGCTATGTTTTCTTTTTTTACATCATCATTTAAAACGTTGTTTGTAAAAACAGGCTGAGTAAGGTATTGCTTGTATAACTCATCGTTATTATCAACTTCTATTATACGTTTAATAACATCTTCGAACGACGCGTATTCGTGGCAGTTGATAAATGCTTTGGT
This portion of the Inquilinus sp. KBS0705 genome encodes:
- a CDS encoding glycosyltransferase family 2 protein, with the translated sequence MSTDTPSVTIKVYVITYRRPVLLKRALNSLLQQTHTTWIAEVINDDPDDLSVANLLADINDSRIILSAPAVKRGGTQNFNYALKPTHEPFATILEDDNWYEPTYLEMMLSALQNNPGKMMAVGNQNIWIEGVDGSWTNSERTIWKETTGTSFYRYQLKDKCGSAKICNSSMLWRTEPTREWLTPDDIPIDVTEHFRERIIPHPILLVNTPLVNYAQTIHTNRSDGLVWSMYQVLLIASVFVNLTHHQADALAGELWATARNGNPLYKTALLHSGLSHPKAGPLFKISTLKERLRYALVWLKSPRVCYKAIKAPELLSSHFVFLINSLNNQQIER
- a CDS encoding glycosyltransferase family 2 protein produces the protein MEKSDPLVSVCMPAYNAGKYIAHAVASVLGQSYEHIELIIVNDGSTDDTASILAQLTDPRVTILTQTNKGQSAAANTAYKACKGELIKFVDADDIISPAYIEKQVARLGGRIDVVTSAAWGRFYNNDLSTFKLNHEDVWKDLPADEWLVRSWRRGSSMMQCALWLIPRPVIEKAGLWDESLSLINDFDFFTRVLLNCSEVLFEREAVLYYRSGIAGSLSDSKSDIAAQSAFRSIDQGTQNLFKKRTDTDAKLACANTWQDLAYNLYPKNKALAAIAEEKVKYFGGSDISYASAGITGLLLTFLNWKTVKYLKSKFRV